The Megasphaera stantonii genome includes a window with the following:
- a CDS encoding NAD(P)-dependent oxidoreductase has translation MVEYKDVLGFEQEPLESADFASLKEAVEEARRCLNCAVPQCRKGCPINNEIPQFIHALAQGNIGEAAEHIAHNSCLPGICGRVCPWEKQCEGACVLGKKGKHVEIGKLERFVADKCFEGGLLPLPKKGDAVAKVAVIGSGPAGLAAAHELLSRQYDVTIFESASEPGGMLMFGIPSFRLHKKHVYREMEYLQQLGAVFQFNTKIGADKQISDLFAEGYEAVFIATGAPVGWNLGVENDTVDGVVDAQHFLTQVQQVQLGQAKQEDLPIQPGDDVIVVGAGNVAIDAARTALRLKAKVTIVYRRAEKNMKCLPSEYEAAKADGVAFKFYSAPKAVVGQDHVEGLQYEKQQILEDATMVPTGEFGVVPANKIIAAIGNRPELDCMRQFDVDMNGDGYIFTKDEPYGMTSQPGVFAAGDIVHKPATVVLAMREGKKVAVGIDQYIKAKHLMAKCQ, from the coding sequence ATGGTAGAGTATAAAGACGTCTTGGGATTTGAACAGGAACCGTTGGAAAGCGCCGATTTTGCCAGCTTGAAGGAAGCCGTCGAAGAAGCGCGCCGCTGCCTGAACTGCGCTGTTCCGCAGTGCCGCAAGGGTTGTCCCATCAACAATGAAATTCCCCAGTTTATTCATGCGCTGGCTCAGGGCAATATCGGCGAAGCGGCCGAACACATCGCGCACAACAGCTGTCTGCCCGGCATCTGCGGCCGCGTCTGCCCGTGGGAAAAGCAGTGCGAAGGCGCCTGCGTATTGGGCAAGAAAGGAAAACACGTCGAAATCGGCAAGCTGGAACGCTTTGTAGCCGACAAGTGCTTTGAAGGCGGATTGCTGCCCCTTCCGAAAAAAGGCGACGCTGTCGCTAAGGTCGCCGTAATCGGCAGCGGCCCTGCCGGATTGGCTGCCGCGCACGAGCTGCTCAGCCGGCAGTACGACGTGACGATTTTTGAAAGCGCTTCCGAACCGGGCGGCATGCTCATGTTCGGCATTCCTTCGTTCCGCCTGCACAAAAAGCACGTATACCGGGAAATGGAATACCTGCAGCAGCTGGGCGCCGTCTTCCAATTCAATACGAAAATCGGCGCGGATAAGCAAATCAGCGATTTGTTTGCCGAAGGCTATGAAGCCGTCTTCATCGCAACTGGCGCGCCTGTAGGCTGGAATTTGGGCGTTGAAAACGATACGGTCGACGGCGTCGTCGACGCGCAGCATTTCCTGACTCAGGTTCAGCAGGTACAGCTCGGCCAGGCGAAGCAGGAAGACCTGCCGATTCAGCCCGGAGACGACGTCATCGTCGTAGGCGCCGGCAACGTAGCTATCGACGCGGCTCGTACGGCCCTGCGCCTGAAGGCCAAGGTCACTATCGTATACCGCCGGGCGGAAAAGAATATGAAGTGCCTGCCTTCGGAATATGAAGCGGCAAAGGCCGACGGCGTCGCCTTTAAATTCTACTCGGCTCCGAAGGCTGTCGTAGGTCAGGACCATGTAGAAGGCCTGCAGTACGAAAAACAGCAGATTTTGGAAGACGCTACGATGGTGCCGACAGGAGAATTCGGCGTCGTACCGGCCAATAAGATCATTGCCGCTATCGGCAACCGGCCGGAATTGGACTGCATGCGCCAGTTTGACGTCGATATGAACGGCGACGGATATATCTTCACGAAGGACGAACCGTACGGCATGACCAGCCAGCCCGGCGTATTCGCCGCCGGCGACATCGTCCATAAACCGGCAACCGTCGTATTGGCTATGCGCGAA
- a CDS encoding 3-hydroxyacyl-CoA dehydrogenase family protein, whose protein sequence is MKKFEDIKTICNLGCGTMGFGTAIAFAKSGYEVNMFGRKDASIERAMKNIHFTLDVMKANDLLTEEEEKGLLSRIHGVTTLKDAAANADFVIESVAEDLDIKKAVYKEMESYLGPDVIFATDSSGLSPTEVASALDHPERFVVAHFWNPPHLIPLVEIVPGAKTNQETVDITWKLMEKIGKKPVALLKEAPGFVGNRLQFALLREALHCVKEGIATAEAVDTICKYSIGRRLGVTGPIETADFGGLDIFYNISAYLNADLADDKEASDVMKKCVDEGNLGAKTGTGLYNWTPEDIDRIKRTREEVLIEWLKKDASGQKF, encoded by the coding sequence ATGAAAAAATTCGAAGACATTAAGACGATTTGCAACCTCGGTTGCGGAACGATGGGTTTCGGCACGGCGATTGCTTTTGCAAAGAGCGGTTACGAAGTCAACATGTTCGGTCGTAAGGATGCCAGTATCGAACGGGCTATGAAAAATATCCACTTCACGCTGGACGTTATGAAAGCGAACGACCTCTTGACGGAAGAAGAAGAAAAAGGCCTCCTCAGCCGCATCCACGGCGTAACGACGCTGAAAGACGCTGCTGCCAACGCTGATTTCGTCATCGAATCGGTTGCAGAAGATCTGGATATCAAAAAAGCCGTTTACAAAGAAATGGAATCCTACTTAGGACCCGACGTTATCTTTGCTACGGACTCTTCCGGATTGTCCCCGACAGAAGTCGCTTCGGCTTTGGATCATCCCGAACGCTTCGTCGTCGCTCACTTCTGGAATCCTCCTCATCTGATTCCGTTGGTTGAAATCGTTCCGGGCGCTAAGACGAACCAGGAAACGGTCGACATCACGTGGAAGCTCATGGAAAAAATCGGCAAAAAACCGGTTGCGCTGCTGAAAGAAGCTCCGGGCTTCGTCGGCAACCGCCTCCAGTTTGCTCTGCTTCGTGAAGCCCTGCACTGCGTAAAAGAAGGCATCGCTACGGCAGAAGCTGTCGACACCATCTGCAAATACAGCATCGGCCGCCGCTTAGGCGTAACGGGCCCGATCGAAACGGCTGACTTTGGCGGTCTCGATATCTTCTACAACATCTCCGCTTACTTGAACGCCGACCTGGCTGACGATAAGGAAGCTTCCGACGTCATGAAGAAATGCGTCGACGAAGGCAACTTGGGTGCTAAGACCGGCACGGGCTTGTACAACTGGACTCCGGAAGATATTGACAGAATCAAACGGACGAGAGAAGAAGTCCTCATCGAATGGCTGAAAAAAGACGCATCTGGTCAAAAATTCTAA
- a CDS encoding short-chain fatty acid transporter, producing MSTQKKQFTDYFTDFAQKWVPDSYVIALILTIVAFILALIFTPASPFETVIAWGKGFWTLLAFSMQMSLIVITGYALATTPICTRLISSACSKPNSPTGVYVYCVILSTIGYYLNWGFGLVFAALICKNLAVQAERKGIAIDYRYLCGAGWTPFFIWHMGLSGSAPLLVATADHFMVKEMGVIPISMTIFHPYNLILTAASIIAILVLFGFVLQPKNKEKMVSISQWNPALAQIDPPAADTKVEIKTPSEWVTYKPWCSYIIGLMFLAYLFYHFFILGQSLDINVLNFLFLTLIIWLYGSPAAMLKAVKASTPAAWGVILQFPFYAGIFGIMKFTGLVDTIAAWVISFSTTTTFPAIAAILSSIISYFIPSGGSKWVIEAPFLIPAGKALGVPDAQTVIAYMFGGDLTALVQPFFAVPFMAVCGLEFKDFVGYSFVAFIVLALIMIFGLTFIPFAV from the coding sequence ATGTCTACTCAAAAGAAGCAATTTACTGATTATTTTACCGACTTTGCCCAAAAATGGGTACCTGATTCGTATGTCATCGCTTTAATTCTTACTATTGTCGCATTTATTTTAGCACTTATCTTCACGCCGGCCAGCCCCTTCGAAACGGTTATCGCCTGGGGCAAAGGTTTCTGGACCTTGCTGGCATTCTCCATGCAGATGTCCTTAATCGTTATTACGGGCTATGCATTGGCAACGACGCCTATCTGCACGCGCCTCATTTCCTCGGCCTGCAGCAAACCTAATTCTCCTACTGGCGTATATGTATACTGCGTCATCCTTTCCACGATTGGCTACTATTTGAACTGGGGCTTCGGCTTAGTATTCGCCGCCCTGATTTGTAAGAACCTGGCTGTCCAGGCTGAACGCAAAGGCATTGCCATCGACTACCGCTATCTGTGCGGTGCCGGCTGGACGCCGTTCTTCATCTGGCACATGGGTCTTTCCGGTTCGGCTCCGCTGCTCGTCGCTACGGCTGACCACTTCATGGTCAAAGAAATGGGCGTTATTCCTATTTCCATGACTATCTTCCATCCGTACAACCTGATTCTGACAGCAGCTTCCATCATCGCTATCCTCGTCCTCTTCGGCTTCGTACTTCAGCCTAAGAACAAGGAAAAAATGGTATCCATTTCTCAGTGGAATCCGGCTCTGGCTCAGATCGATCCGCCTGCTGCAGATACGAAAGTGGAAATCAAGACGCCGAGCGAATGGGTTACGTATAAACCGTGGTGCTCCTACATCATCGGCCTCATGTTCCTGGCGTACCTGTTCTATCATTTCTTCATCCTCGGTCAATCCTTGGACATCAACGTCTTGAACTTCTTGTTCCTGACCTTGATCATCTGGCTGTACGGTTCTCCGGCAGCTATGCTGAAAGCTGTTAAGGCTTCCACGCCGGCAGCCTGGGGCGTTATCCTCCAGTTCCCGTTCTATGCCGGTATCTTTGGTATCATGAAATTTACGGGCCTCGTCGATACGATCGCCGCTTGGGTTATTTCCTTCAGCACGACGACGACGTTCCCGGCTATCGCTGCTATCCTGAGCAGTATCATCAGCTACTTCATTCCGTCCGGCGGCAGCAAGTGGGTTATCGAAGCTCCGTTCCTTATTCCTGCCGGCAAGGCCTTGGGCGTTCCCGACGCGCAGACCGTTATCGCCTACATGTTTGGCGGCGACTTGACTGCATTGGTTCAGCCGTTCTTCGCCGTACCGTTCATGGCAGTCTGCGGCTTGGAATTCAAGGACTTCGTCGGTTACAGCTTTGTAGCCTTCATCGTTTTGGCTCTTATCATGATCTTCGGCTTGACATTCATTCCGTTTGCAGTCTAA
- a CDS encoding TVP38/TMEM64 family protein, protein MKHAATLSETHIKIIFFALLIGVLGGIHLLIPDFYRTVWDLSVSGNLDGTIEYLRSFGVWAVVVSMIIDIVINIVGFLPSIFISAANGVLFGIAAGTVISWLAETIGVVISFFFMRTLFRHKAKELIEKSRMLSKLDEYSTLKSMAVARALPYSPNGLITALGALSSISYRDYILGTLIGKLPSVAVEVVVGHDVVMLEDNAGRLTVLIVIVVIVYGGLWYWNRRQKAKKVLEQLKRNMEKK, encoded by the coding sequence ATGAAACACGCTGCTACTTTGTCGGAAACACATATAAAAATTATATTCTTTGCCTTGCTGATCGGCGTATTAGGCGGCATTCACCTGCTGATACCCGATTTTTACCGCACTGTATGGGACTTGTCCGTCAGCGGCAATTTAGACGGGACGATTGAATACCTGCGCTCCTTCGGCGTGTGGGCCGTCGTCGTCAGCATGATCATCGACATCGTCATCAATATCGTCGGATTTCTCCCGTCTATCTTTATTTCGGCGGCTAACGGCGTCTTATTCGGCATCGCCGCCGGGACGGTCATTTCCTGGCTGGCCGAGACGATCGGCGTCGTCATCAGCTTCTTTTTCATGCGGACGCTGTTTCGCCATAAAGCTAAGGAGCTCATTGAAAAGAGCCGTATGCTCAGCAAGCTGGACGAATACAGCACGCTGAAATCCATGGCCGTCGCCAGAGCTCTGCCGTACTCGCCGAACGGGCTGATTACGGCCCTGGGGGCGCTGAGCAGCATCAGCTACCGCGATTATATACTGGGCACGCTGATCGGCAAGCTGCCTTCCGTTGCCGTGGAAGTCGTCGTCGGGCACGACGTCGTAATGCTGGAAGACAACGCCGGCCGCCTGACGGTCCTGATCGTCATCGTCGTCATCGTATACGGCGGCCTGTGGTATTGGAACCGCCGTCAAAAGGCCAAGAAAGTATTAGAACAATTGAAGAGAAATATGGAGAAAAAATAG
- a CDS encoding DMT family transporter, whose protein sequence is MSKGVIYMILSSLAFSLQNVIVKELSYTMSTGEISFFRGFLSALLILALMKAQHIHFSKYDRPTLWFRGVVGGAGMICIFYALRGMPLADVSILSQLSAFFVMIFAAIFLKEVMPKGAGLPLVVIVVGACLVVRPWNFSSFNVYSLFVLAQALFAAMAYTTISKLTGSGRHHQYEIVFYFLFCAAVAGAILMGFDFQMPNGKEWLLYAALGVITVVAQIWMTDAYAYGNPVVVSFVAYIAVVFNALWGFVFFDEMLTAMTIMGGICIVGGSMYLTKLKHDRIRNRTIVTVRERKG, encoded by the coding sequence ATGAGTAAAGGCGTCATTTACATGATATTGTCGTCGCTGGCGTTTAGCTTGCAAAATGTCATCGTTAAAGAATTGTCGTATACGATGAGTACAGGAGAAATATCGTTTTTCCGCGGCTTTTTGAGCGCCTTGCTCATTTTGGCGCTCATGAAGGCCCAGCACATCCATTTTTCCAAGTACGACCGTCCGACGCTGTGGTTTCGCGGCGTCGTCGGCGGCGCGGGCATGATTTGCATTTTCTATGCCCTGCGGGGCATGCCTCTGGCTGACGTGTCGATTTTATCCCAGCTGTCGGCGTTTTTCGTCATGATATTTGCGGCCATATTCTTAAAGGAAGTCATGCCGAAGGGGGCGGGACTGCCCTTAGTCGTCATCGTCGTCGGCGCCTGCCTGGTCGTACGGCCGTGGAATTTCTCATCGTTCAACGTGTATTCCCTGTTCGTGCTGGCCCAGGCCCTGTTTGCTGCCATGGCCTATACGACGATCAGCAAACTGACCGGTTCCGGCCGCCATCATCAGTACGAAATCGTCTTTTATTTTCTCTTTTGCGCAGCCGTGGCCGGCGCGATTCTCATGGGCTTCGATTTCCAGATGCCGAACGGCAAGGAATGGCTGTTGTACGCCGCCTTAGGCGTTATTACCGTCGTTGCCCAGATCTGGATGACCGATGCCTACGCTTACGGAAACCCTGTCGTCGTCAGCTTCGTCGCGTACATTGCCGTCGTGTTCAACGCCCTCTGGGGCTTCGTCTTCTTTGATGAAATGCTGACGGCTATGACGATTATGGGCGGTATCTGCATTGTCGGAGGTTCCATGTATTTGACGAAATTAAAGCACGACCGGATTCGGAATCGTACCATTGTGACCGTACGGGAACGTAAAGGATAA
- the thrC gene encoding threonine synthase encodes MKFRSTRSNTCVAPSYALLHGLAPDGGLYVPETFPEQVLQYKDLAGKSYQEIASVVLSYFFTNFTDEERDAMIASAYNEHTFRDERIVPLHSIDTDVSISELFHGRTLAFKDLALSLFPYLLTAAKAQEREDRDILILTATSGDTGKAALEGFKDVAGTNIMVFYPSEGVSPMQKQQMQKQEGNNVNVSAIYGNFDDAQSFLKRVFVDPDVNAYADEKGVLFSSANSINIGRLFPQVAYYVSTYVSLVDNGAISEGEIFDVVVPTGNFGNILAGYFAKKMGVPIGKLICASNKNKVLADFFETGVYDMNRQFFTTDSPSMDILLSSNFERFLFYVAGQDAEKVAQWEKDLSETGKMAVSAEELAQLRREFEGGWIDDGETEAVINHVYNDYGYLLDPHTAVAYGVYMNRRRQGLCEGRHTVVMATAHPYKFPPVICQALALPKHDDAFDELLEIADVTGMALPKPLAELRNKPVRFGSSIEKEDMKQAVLAFVDAIHGRA; translated from the coding sequence ATGAAATTCAGAAGTACACGCTCCAATACCTGCGTAGCTCCGTCCTACGCCTTGCTTCACGGCCTTGCGCCGGACGGCGGCCTGTACGTGCCGGAAACCTTTCCGGAACAGGTGCTGCAGTACAAGGACTTAGCGGGAAAATCGTATCAGGAAATCGCCTCCGTCGTCTTGTCGTATTTCTTCACGAATTTTACGGACGAAGAACGCGACGCCATGATCGCCTCGGCCTATAATGAACACACCTTCCGGGACGAACGCATCGTGCCCCTTCATTCCATCGATACAGATGTCAGCATTTCCGAGCTGTTCCACGGCCGCACGTTGGCCTTCAAAGACCTTGCCCTGTCTTTGTTCCCGTACTTGCTGACGGCGGCGAAGGCCCAGGAAAGGGAAGACCGGGATATCCTGATTCTGACGGCGACAAGCGGCGATACAGGGAAAGCGGCTCTGGAAGGCTTCAAGGACGTGGCGGGGACGAATATCATGGTTTTCTATCCCAGCGAGGGCGTCAGCCCTATGCAGAAGCAGCAGATGCAGAAGCAGGAAGGGAATAACGTCAACGTGTCGGCGATTTACGGCAACTTCGACGACGCCCAGAGCTTCTTGAAGCGGGTTTTCGTCGACCCCGACGTCAACGCCTACGCCGACGAAAAGGGCGTGCTGTTTTCCAGCGCCAATTCTATCAACATCGGCCGCCTCTTCCCGCAGGTCGCCTATTACGTCTCGACGTACGTATCCCTCGTCGACAACGGCGCGATTTCCGAAGGGGAAATCTTTGACGTCGTCGTGCCGACAGGCAACTTCGGCAATATCCTGGCCGGATATTTTGCCAAGAAGATGGGCGTTCCCATCGGCAAGCTGATTTGCGCTTCCAATAAGAATAAGGTCCTGGCCGATTTCTTTGAAACGGGCGTGTACGATATGAACCGCCAGTTCTTTACGACAGACAGCCCGTCCATGGATATTCTCCTGTCCAGTAACTTTGAACGGTTCCTGTTTTATGTCGCCGGGCAGGATGCGGAAAAGGTTGCGCAGTGGGAAAAGGACTTGTCTGAAACGGGAAAAATGGCCGTATCGGCAGAAGAATTGGCCCAGCTCCGCCGGGAATTTGAAGGCGGCTGGATCGACGACGGCGAAACGGAAGCCGTCATCAACCACGTGTACAACGATTACGGATATCTTTTGGACCCCCATACGGCCGTAGCCTACGGCGTATACATGAACCGCCGCAGACAGGGGCTGTGCGAAGGCCGCCATACCGTCGTCATGGCGACGGCACATCCCTATAAGTTCCCGCCGGTCATCTGCCAGGCGCTGGCCTTGCCTAAGCACGACGATGCCTTCGACGAGCTTCTTGAAATCGCCGACGTAACGGGCATGGCCCTGCCTAAGCCGCTGGCAGAACTGCGGAATAAGCCCGTCCGCTTCGGCAGCTCCATTGAGAAAGAAGATATGAAACAGGCCGTCCTCGCCTTCGTCGACGCGATTCACGGCCGGGCGTGA
- a CDS encoding class I SAM-dependent rRNA methyltransferase: protein MRPYAKLYITRKGEMAARSGHPWVYGEEVTRVDGVYATGDIVDVYSQKDRYLGTGFANDISKIRVRIVSDNANDRFDDAFWQRRVKYALQYRYTVMGATDFSCCRLIFGDADQMPGLTVDRYNDILVAQTLCYGMDQVKPVIFKALVDELAAMGVSVRGIYERNDVKVRELDGMTQYKGWYEADFLPQPGSPVTTINENGVLYDVDVENGQKTGFFLDQKYNRLAVAKIAAGRHVLDCFTHTGAFALNAAKGGAASVTAVDVSEEAVAMTNENIRRNGLEQIVRAKQANVFDLLTELAEQKCRDYDFIILDPPAFTKSGHTVHNAIRGYKEINLKAMKLLPRGGYLATCSCSHFMRDDLFRRMLRDAAKDAGVHLRQIEGRQQSPDHPILWNVPETDYLKFYLFQVV from the coding sequence GTGAGACCGTACGCTAAACTATATATAACCCGAAAAGGGGAAATGGCTGCCCGCAGCGGCCATCCCTGGGTCTACGGCGAGGAAGTCACCCGCGTAGACGGCGTGTATGCGACGGGCGATATCGTCGATGTCTACAGCCAGAAGGACCGGTATTTGGGAACGGGCTTTGCCAACGACATATCGAAAATCCGCGTCCGCATCGTATCGGATAACGCCAACGACCGCTTCGACGATGCCTTTTGGCAGCGCCGCGTCAAGTATGCCCTCCAGTACCGCTATACTGTCATGGGGGCAACGGACTTTTCATGCTGCCGCCTGATTTTCGGCGACGCCGACCAAATGCCGGGCTTGACCGTCGACCGGTACAACGATATATTGGTGGCGCAGACCTTATGCTACGGCATGGATCAGGTCAAGCCGGTGATCTTCAAGGCCCTCGTCGACGAGCTGGCCGCCATGGGCGTATCCGTCCGCGGCATTTACGAGCGCAACGACGTCAAGGTGCGGGAGCTCGACGGCATGACCCAGTATAAGGGCTGGTATGAAGCCGACTTTCTGCCGCAGCCGGGCAGTCCCGTGACGACGATCAACGAGAACGGCGTCTTGTATGACGTAGACGTAGAAAACGGCCAGAAGACGGGGTTCTTCCTCGACCAGAAGTACAATCGCCTGGCCGTGGCTAAAATCGCCGCCGGCCGCCATGTATTAGACTGCTTTACCCATACGGGGGCCTTCGCCCTCAACGCCGCGAAGGGCGGGGCCGCGTCCGTTACGGCTGTCGACGTATCGGAAGAAGCCGTCGCCATGACCAATGAAAACATCCGCCGCAACGGGCTGGAACAGATTGTGAGGGCCAAGCAGGCCAACGTATTCGACTTGCTTACGGAATTAGCCGAGCAGAAATGCCGCGATTACGATTTCATCATCCTTGACCCGCCGGCCTTTACGAAATCGGGCCATACGGTGCACAACGCCATACGGGGATATAAGGAAATCAATCTGAAAGCCATGAAGCTCCTGCCGCGGGGCGGATACCTCGCCACGTGCTCGTGCTCCCACTTCATGCGCGACGACTTGTTCCGCCGCATGCTCCGTGACGCGGCGAAGGATGCCGGCGTCCATCTGCGGCAGATTGAAGGCCGCCAGCAGTCGCCGGACCATCCGATTTTGTGGAACGTGCCGGAGACGGATTATCTCAAATTTTATTTGTTCCAGGTCGTATAA